TATTCCCACCAGAGCTGAATGGCAGGTCAGCATTGGTGTACACAATCTTTTGGGAAAGGGACAAGCAACTGGTCCAGAGCGGTCTTCAAGCTACTTCGGTGACATGAGTAGTTTAAACGCTCTAAGAGGCGGGGTTTGTCACACCAGGGTACCACCCAGTCGCACCTTAGTGAAAATGAGTTCTCATCTCCTGGAAGATTGGATGCGATATCTACGAGTTATGCCTACGCCATGACACAAGTTATGGGAAAGGTTGACGCGAATCTATGCCGGACGACATTTGCCATTGGCTACCAGATTCAATGTTGGTTGGGTGTAATATCCCCTGAGCAAGCAGGATGTTCTTGGTTGACCAAGTCAGCATTCCCCATGACGGGACCCTGGTCGAGTGGCTGGGATTCTCCGCTATTCCTAGTGATCATGATAGGTAGCAAGTCATGGGCTAGCTGGTCTCATCCGACATGGGAAGATGTAGCAGTACTTCAGGCTACTATAGTAGGGCAAGCCAGGGTCCTATGGAGACCCGCTTATGTTAGCCAACCGGGACACGAAATAAAATTAGGTGACAAGGGATCTACCCAGCTGCTTGCTTTTAGCGCCCATGTTCTACTACGTAGCTACGAACGAATCATATCTCCGATTGTGTTAACCATTGAGGAGCATTTAGCACACAATATTACTTGCATTGTACGTAGGGGGTTGCATTTGTGCCTCAGAGGATATGCCTGGTGCATTAGCCATTTCTGTGTCGTCGACGGTCAAGTCAGATTGACCCTTATCCCTTGAGCAATTTGAGTTCAGGCCCATCAGCCGCAGTAACTCGGTAAcactaattatttatatcgTTGATGATTGTCAGGTTGCCTAGCGCAACTAGAGTACACTGTTTCAGTACATGAGACCACATCAAGGCAAACTCGTCACCGAGCGGACTAGATATCTTCGTATTTCCTGTGCTGAACATAAAGCCCTCAAAGAGCTACTCTTTAAAGTCTAGGATGTCATTACGTACAGCGGTCATTGTCTTCACAGCTCGTCTTAGACCCTTCATGGTGCTTGCTCATCGGCTATATAAAGGTCAAAGAACAATGTCTAGTTATTGAACGAAATAGATCACCTCCACCTAAACCAGGTGTTTCAAGTTAAGAAAAACAATTCAACTTGGAAACAGTAGGTATCAGCACTGCCAATAAACCATACCTGACATACCCTGGGCTTCTAGTTATACAGGTCCCTTTCTCTGGATTAGAATATGCTGTGTAATATTCTGCAGATCTCGAGAGCTCCAATTCTCTCGAACGCGGGTTTTGGACAGGTGTGACATGTTTACAGGCCTCGTCATAGTGGGGAAAGAGATAAGAGAAATGGCTCTTGCCATAGCTAGATATTCAGCTTGACGCACTTTTACATTCTTGATATATCATTTGCAGAACTACGAAAATCAATTACCGAGGAACCGATGGATCCAAAACCAACTCAGCATGTGTCAGAGGTGGAAAGCCCAGATTCGACTGCTCGATTGCTTCCTGAGGAGAGCGGCGAGCGTAACAGGTTCCAGCAGCATCTTTACACCTGGAACTCCCTCCTCACCGACACATAGTTCCCTGAAACAGTCGCAATGGTCTTTAGCGTTGCGTGTTTTGTTGCTATTGTTGCTATAGTCAGAGCGTTCGATGGGAAGCCAGCACCGGTTTTCTGGCGAGTGGTTGCACTAAACGCTGTTGTGTCAGTGTTAGGGACAGCATCCAAGTGCTCTCTTCTTTATGCGATGAGCCAGTCGATTGGCCAATGGAAATGGGTGTTGTTGCAGACCGAAAAGCGGCGATTACGTTGTGTTCAAACCATCGACGATGCTAGCCGTGGGCCTTGGGTTTCCGTCACACTTCTGACCCGTGAACGGTGCTCTGTTCTCCGGATTGGAGCAACAGTCATGGTGCTCGCACTGGCGCTCGACTTTCAATTCAGCAGATCATAAGCCATGAGACTGAGAGTGTCCAGATTCCGAATGGCTCTGCAGTGGCTAAGCAAGCGCTCCGCATTGATCCTACATGGTACTATAAACGATTTCAAAATGCCATGCAGGCTGGATTTTGACATAATCATGAACCAGCCCCGATCTGTTCATCTGGAAACTGTACGTGGGATAGTTTTACCTCCATCGGCTTCTGTAACCAATGCGTGGACGTGACATCCGAATCGCACCTGCACCACTGCACTTGGACCTCGCAGAACGTATATGATACTTATCTTAAAGCGCATAATAGTTCTGGGTATAATAGAGCGGCCCAATCAGATCTTCAGTGCAACGTTACGCTTTCTGATGGGGCAATCTCAGGCGTGCCAATACAGATACGTTTTGATGCCGACGAGTCAGGATTCGTACGATTACCGAAAGATATAATATGGAAGATTACATGGTTCAGCCAGGAACAGAATGCTGGAATAAATAACCATACCATGCTCTTCGCACACGCTGAGTTGGATGTTGATACAGATATGATCTTCGCACATGTTGAGCTGGATTCTGTTACAACACCAAGCGACATCGTTTCTATCCCCGAGGGAAAGCTCAAAATCAAACGGGTAACAAGCTGCGCTATATCATTTTGCGCTAGGAACTACAACATTTCTGTTTCTCACGGTACCCTCACCGAGCAAGACTGGGGGCGCATCTTCTTTGATGATGGTGGAGTCGTGTGCTGGATACCAGACCGAGCTCTGAGGAAAGCATCAACCCAAGAGGCTCCCCTCCCTAAACCTACTCATGGTTCTGAATACTCAATCTGCTACGTTGTCCCAGAACCTAGGCTCATATACGACAATGTGGTCAGTGGCTTCTCTGGACAGACTTTCTGGGAATGGTCAGTGGGGCACTTAGGAGGGGATTGGATATTCAAAGACGCCGGGGAGAAATCTGTTCATAATGACGATTCCATTCCCATGACCTCGAGAATAATGGAGCTTCGTTTTGAAGAAGTGACATAGAACGTTGCTGCATCTTTAACCAAAGACATTCTTGATAATAGCACCGACACTGTAAACGGCAGGGTGTTCGCTACTGAGGAGCATATTTGCTTCAATTCACTCTGGACTATTTTCCCAGCGTTGGTTCTTACATCTGGTGTTGCATTCTATATAACAACAGTATGGGCCGGTCAGCTCGAAGGGGTTGGCGTATGGAAGGCAACTATATTGCCCGTGCTATACCATGGAATTGAACCAAGTATATCGAACAGTCATCGTGACCTTGAGACTGTTAGCAAGATGGGTTCGGTATCTCAGATGACCGAGGTTCAACTCCAGTCAGATGATTCGAGGGGAGGCATGGTACTACGTTGATCTGATTCGGGCCGATCAATAGTCTATGAAACCGTCATCCAATGGATGCTTGGCTTCCGCTGCAGGGCTGAGAACAGCGTGCTGGGTATCGTGATGCGTAATAATTTTATTCATCCCATAAACGCAAGGCGGGCTTTCGATGGGTGGTTAGGTTTATAGAGCCTGTCTTACATCCCTGTCCTAGGTCTTGTTAGGTTACACTATTCTCTACAATACAGGCTCTCATTTGTCTCAGGATTTGCAACGCAACGTGGAACGATTGTGCATACTACTCTTTAGCATGTAATGTTAGAATAACGCAGTGAGGAAGCAAGATGTGACTGCAAATCACAGGCTTTGTGCCTGGATATGATGTGCTATTCTTGCACTACCAACCTGGAATCAATTCTGATGCATGTTTGGCCATATAGAACCTATATTTGCATTCGAAGTTATCGGGCTTTCTCGGGTCACATACTTGGATCATAGTTCGGTCTTACATTGACTTCGGCTTAGATTCTATCAACATATAACGTAGGAATTATACCAGCAAAGTTTTCAAAATTCCATGATCTACTCAAGGTTGCTTTTAGGCCGGCCGAGCCATGACCGCCAATTCCATGGTAATGCCGGGTCCAAAGGCCGCAACAATCACTTTATCTCGTCCAGATTCGGAGGTGCCTTGTTCCCTCGCAAGCTCGTTAATGACGCTTATGACAGTGCTCGAGCTAGTATTTCCCCTCGACCGATAAACCTCATAGGTCTTTCGCAAATGGTGTTCCGTAATACCCAGGGCATTCTGCGCAAGAATAGCGATACTGTAACCTCCCGGATGTAACGCCCAGTCATATGAAGAGGGGTCGAAATTAGATTTGTCTGAATATAGTGAGGGGGTAGACGATATAAGGTCCTGAAAGCCGGAAGGGAGCGCCGCAGATGTCTGCCCGGGGACTTCCTTCGTAATCACTG
This DNA window, taken from Aspergillus flavus chromosome 5, complete sequence, encodes the following:
- a CDS encoding uncharacterized protein (of unknown function-domain containing protein); translated protein: MVFSVACFVAIVAIVRAFDGKPAPVFWRVVALNAVVSVLGTASKCSLLYAMSQSIGQWKWVLLQTEKRRLRCVQTIDDASRGPWVSVTLLTRERCSVLRIGATVMVLALALDFQFSRS